The Chloroflexota bacterium sequence CGCATCTCTGCCGCTAATGGCGTTAGAGTCTGGCGCTCTGCTCGTGGAGATCAACCCCGAGCCCACACCCCTCACGCCCCGCGCCGATTTTGCACTCCAGGGCGCTTCCGGCGAAATTCTTCCAGAGCTAGTGGAGAAAATAGCTCGCTGATATTTTGTGGGGATAAAAATTTTAATCTAAGTCATTTTTTTTTCAAAATTAAGGCAAATACCCCATAAAATTCAGCCATCACCAATTGACCCGATGATGGCTTTTCGGATACATTAAAACAAGATGAGAAATATCCGCCTCGCAAAGTTCTTGATTTTTACTGCATTTCTCTGCGTGCTTTGCGCTCTCTGCGGCAAATTGGGCTTAATGATGAAAGCGTGACCCTTATTTCCAAGACAGAGGTAAAAAAATATGATCCTACGCTATCGGCGTGAAATCTTACTCGGCCTGGTGACCGTGGTTGCCGTGGGGGTGCTTTTGCTCCTGTTTACCCACGGAGGTCAGGTCGCCGCCAGCACCGAGCCAAATTTCGAGTTGGCTCGCGCTGCAGCTGGTGTGCAAAGTGTCGCCAACCCCGGCACAATGCTGCCCGAAGCCAAACAAGACCCTTGCCTGCACTGTCATATCGCCGGTGAAGAAAAGGGCTTGTGGACCCCACTCATTCGCTGGCTGGTTTTTGGCACTGCCGGCATTGCGGCAGTTTTCGGCATGGTGCAGAGCGTCAGCATGTGGCAAACCCGCGCACCCTGGAAACCGCTCCTGTCCCGCGCCGGAATCTGGATTGACGAGCGCTACGAAATTGCCAAGCCGCTCGAAAAGATGCTCAGCAAGCCCGTTCCCGATTGGCAGCGCCGCTGGTGGTATTGTCTGGGCGGCCTGACGGCGTTCTTCTTCGCTGTACAGGCGCTCACCGGAATTATGCTGGCCTTCTATTACCAACCCACTCCGGATGCCGCCTATGCCAGTATCCAATTCATCGAGACTGAAGTACGCTTTGGGGCCGCGATCCGCATCATTCACCACTGGTCTGCCAACGGTATGATTTTGATGGCTACTGCCCATATGCTGCGCGTTTTCATCATGGGGGCTTATAAAAAGCCGCGCGAACTGAATTGGGTTAGTGGCGTAACCTTACTCATTATGACGCTGGCCTTCGGCCTGACCGGCTACCTGCTCCCCTGGGATCAGCGAGCCTATTGGGCCACAACCGTTGCCACAGAAATCGCCGGGGCGATGCCTGCCATCGGCAACCTGGCGTTGATTTTCTTGCGCGTGGGCTGGAATATTACTGCGTTGACGTTAAGCCGCTTCTACGCCTTGCATGTTTTGGTGATCCCCATTATTACGGTTATTTTTATGGGGCTGCACTTTATGATGGTGCGCAAACAGGGCATCATGAAACCGCTGTAGGAGAAACGAATGTCTGAAAATATCTCCCCCGACGAAAAATCTGTCCCCTTCTACCCCGACCATATCACCCTGGAAGCCAAAGTCGCCATGTGGTTTGGCATCGGGCTGATCATTATCGGCATCATCGGTCTATTCAACCCGGTGGGATTGCAGCCCCCCGCCAATCCGATGGACACGCCCGCCCACGTCAAGCCAGAGTGGTATTTTTTGGCGATGTATCAATTGCTTAAATACCTGCCGAAAACGATCGGCGCGCTGGTTCCCGTAATTCTGGCGGGCATCGTGTTAGTCTGGCCGTTTTTCGACAGCAAGCCCGATAAATCTACCAAGACATCACGCACGCGTTTTATCATCATCACCGTCCTGATGATAA is a genomic window containing:
- a CDS encoding cytochrome b6 (electron transport protein) gives rise to the protein MWQTRAPWKPLLSRAGIWIDERYEIAKPLEKMLSKPVPDWQRRWWYCLGGLTAFFFAVQALTGIMLAFYYQPTPDAAYASIQFIETEVRFGAAIRIIHHWSANGMILMATAHMLRVFIMGAYKKPRELNWVSGVTLLIMTLAFGLTGYLLPWDQRAYWATTVATEIAGAMPAIGNLALIFLRVGWNITALTLSRFYALHVLVIPIITVIFMGLHFMMVRKQGIMKPL